From the Candidatus Paceibacterota bacterium genome, the window TTTAACGGCTTGTGGAATAAAGTTAAGCGCCTCGGTAGAGCGGTTAAAAAAATATTCAACAGATGATAGACTAAAACGAATATGAGCCCCAATAAAGATTTTTGGTTCGGCAAGCGTGTATTGGTAACGGGTGGAGAAGGCTTTGCCGCTTCGCATCTTATAAAAGAACTCTTGAAAAAAGAGGCAGTGGTAGTAACAACCATTAGACATAATCGGCCGCTCCGAACTCTAAAATTGCTTTCTAATGATGACGCTTCGCCGGATATTGAGAATTGTGATCTTCTTAATTATCAGGAGATTAGGCGGATATGTGATCGCCACCAAATAGACACTATCTATCATTTGGCGGCCACAGCTATTGTTAGTGACGCAGCTAACTCCCCTCTTTCGACGGCGGAAAATAACATTATTCCCACTCTTAATCTTTTAGAGGTCGCCAGGATCAATAACATTCCTAGGGTTATTGTCGCCTCGACCGATAAATCCTACGGCGACCACGCCACGGATAAATTAGAGCCGTTGCCTTATAAAGAAGGATATACACTGCGGGGCCTTGATGTATACAGTGCTTCAAAAGTCTCGACTGACATGCTGGCTCAAATGTATGTATTTCAATTCAATCTGCCGGTGGCCATCAGTCGGGCCTGTAACTTTTTCGGTCCCGGAGATCTGAATTTCACTCGGCTGATTCCTCGAACCATCATGAGGCTTCTGGCCGGCCAAGCTCCGGTTATTAATCTTGGAAATGAAAAAGTTTTAAGAGAGTACATGTATGTTGACGATATCATCTCCGCTTATTTAATTCTGGGAGAAAGACTCGCAGACTATTACGGGCCCAACCAAAGCAATATTCCAAAAAGCGGGCACACTATCTATGGCTGGCCGGCTTTCAACTTTGGCTCTTATACTAAAGAGGAAACGACTCATCTTGAAAAATGCACGAAGATCAGAAGTGTTCAGGAAGTTATTAGTCTGTTAGCGGCAAAAATAACTAACATTAAACCGGTAACCATAGAAAAGCCGGCCAATTTCATCGAAATTCCGGATCAATATCTTGATTCTTCGAAAATCAGAGGGCTCGGATTTAAACCAAAAGTGGAATTTGAGGAAGCGATTGATCTAACTCTGGCATGGTATAAGAAAAATTATTCACTCTTGGAGAAAAATGCCTACAAATATCTAAATGATTAGGGATGTCTCTCTCTGAATTTAATAAAAAAATAAAAAGTCAGAGAAAAATCTACTGGCTGCTGCGAGAATGGTATGTCGTTTTTTATATAACTTTTTCCAGATGGCTGGACCGGCCAGCTTCCAATTCCAA encodes:
- a CDS encoding NAD-dependent epimerase/dehydratase family protein, whose protein sequence is MSPNKDFWFGKRVLVTGGEGFAASHLIKELLKKEAVVVTTIRHNRPLRTLKLLSNDDASPDIENCDLLNYQEIRRICDRHQIDTIYHLAATAIVSDAANSPLSTAENNIIPTLNLLEVARINNIPRVIVASTDKSYGDHATDKLEPLPYKEGYTLRGLDVYSASKVSTDMLAQMYVFQFNLPVAISRACNFFGPGDLNFTRLIPRTIMRLLAGQAPVINLGNEKVLREYMYVDDIISAYLILGERLADYYGPNQSNIPKSGHTIYGWPAFNFGSYTKEETTHLEKCTKIRSVQEVISLLAAKITNIKPVTIEKPANFIEIPDQYLDSSKIRGLGFKPKVEFEEAIDLTLAWYKKNYSLLEKNAYKYLND